ATCTCATGGATTGGCACCTGATTTACCGCACGCCGGAACAACTCAAGGCCCTGGCCCCCAAAATTGCAGGCGAGAATAATTGCCGGGTGATCAGTGACAACACCAAGGTGAATATTTTCCTCGAAGTAAGAAGACCGGCGGGCAATGGATAAGCAACCTCCATCCCAGGAACTGCAACAATCGTTTTTTGAATACAATCGCGAGTTCCGCATCTCAAATTCCAAAGTGGGATGCATGCTGGTGGTGGTGCTCATGCCCGCCGGGCTGAGCCTGGATTACTTCGTCTACCCCGGGAAAGTCGGTTTCTTTCTCACCCTGCGCCTGATCTGTTCAGTGCTTGCCCTGGGCCTGTGGGGGCTGCTCAGCCTGCCCCTTGGCCGGAAACATTTCCGCCTGCTCGGCATGTTGTGGTTCATTCTGCCGTCCCTCTTTATTTCCATGATGATTTATTTTTCAGAGGGCATCCAATCCCCCTACTACGCGGGATTAAACCTCGTCTTGATCGCCGTTTCCTGGGTGGCCCAGGTCGAG
This genomic window from Candidatus Methylacidiphilales bacterium contains:
- a CDS encoding histidine kinase dimerization/phospho-acceptor domain-containing protein, producing MDKQPPSQELQQSFFEYNREFRISNSKVGCMLVVVLMPAGLSLDYFVYPGKVGFFLTLRLICSVLALGLWGLLSLPLGRKHFRLLGMLWFILPSLFISMMIYFSEGIQSPYYAGLNLVLIAVSWVAQVEFIESIVASVLTLLMYCAACWAHGPVSGSMLFNNLYFITLTSIIVVTGSYFLNRLRFREFALRTEVDRNRRDLEASNSKLIEMDRAKSDFFANISHELRTPLTLLIGPLDKLRNP